From a region of the Rathayibacter sp. VKM Ac-2804 genome:
- a CDS encoding sugar phosphate isomerase/epimerase — MTLPLASIQLYTLAKEFSEDPNGSLEKLAAIGLKNVEAFDFVRRPAEIRAALDASGLASPTGHAPLLSDELWTPDGSIPTPAPEVVFEAAAQIGIQTVIDPFVSAERWLTEDGVADIADRLNKAAEVAATFGLKVGYHNHAQEFIASFDGRTAYERFVATTDERVEIELDLFWALTGGQDGPALVSKLGSRLVAVHVKDGIAPAENPFAPGAAAFGSDTLDQRRPGEGDVPLVEALEAGEGAIKYAVIEYDNAPGDVFADIQASYDFLVKGGYAA, encoded by the coding sequence ATGACTCTGCCCCTGGCCTCCATCCAGCTCTACACGCTGGCCAAGGAGTTCTCCGAGGACCCGAACGGCTCGCTCGAGAAGCTCGCGGCGATCGGCCTGAAGAACGTCGAGGCGTTCGACTTCGTCCGCCGCCCCGCCGAGATCCGCGCCGCGCTCGACGCGAGCGGTCTCGCCTCGCCGACCGGCCACGCTCCGCTGCTCTCCGACGAGCTGTGGACGCCGGACGGCTCCATCCCCACGCCCGCCCCCGAGGTCGTCTTCGAGGCGGCCGCGCAGATCGGCATCCAGACCGTCATCGACCCGTTCGTCTCGGCCGAGCGCTGGCTGACCGAGGACGGCGTCGCGGACATCGCCGACCGCCTGAACAAGGCCGCGGAGGTCGCCGCGACCTTCGGCCTCAAGGTCGGCTACCACAACCACGCGCAGGAGTTCATCGCCTCCTTCGACGGCCGGACCGCCTACGAGCGCTTCGTGGCGACCACCGACGAGCGCGTCGAGATCGAGCTCGACCTGTTCTGGGCGCTGACCGGCGGCCAGGACGGCCCCGCGCTGGTGTCGAAGCTGGGCTCGCGCCTGGTCGCGGTGCACGTCAAGGACGGCATCGCGCCCGCCGAGAACCCGTTCGCCCCCGGCGCCGCGGCCTTCGGCTCGGACACCCTCGACCAGCGCCGCCCGGGCGAGGGCGACGTGCCGCTCGTCGAGGCGCTCGAGGCCGGCGAGGGTGCCATCAAGTACGCCGTCATCGAGTACGACAACGCCCCCGGCGACGTCTTCGCGGACATCCAGGCCAGCTACGACTTCCTCGTGAAGGGCGGGTACGCGGCATGA